Proteins encoded within one genomic window of Aerococcus viridans:
- the queA gene encoding tRNA preQ1(34) S-adenosylmethionine ribosyltransferase-isomerase QueA has product MTLTTNDFDFDLPEELIAQVPIQDRLASKLLKLDAQTGDFQDGHFPDVASELEAGDVLVLNNTRVLPARLQGIRPDTGGHIEVLLLNNTEGDKWETLVKPARRIRVGTEIVFGNGQLVAVVTEVLEHGGRIVEFKYNGIFLEVLEALGEMPLPPYIKEKLDNPDRYQTVYAKENGSAAAPTAGLHFTEEFMADLKDRGVEIAYLTLHVGLGTFRPVSVDDIDAHKMHSEFYRLDQENAAKIRRAQEGGHKVIAVGTTSIRTLETIGTKFKGQVQADSGWTDIFIAPGYQFSVVEGFITNFHLPKSTLIMLVSAFAGRDHVLAAYQHAVEEKYRFFSFGDAMFLRGPQYADPAITAEDIEAAKQRNSQFFTDEDK; this is encoded by the coding sequence GTGACATTAACGACAAATGATTTTGATTTTGACTTACCAGAAGAATTGATTGCCCAAGTACCGATTCAAGACCGGTTGGCTAGTAAACTGTTGAAACTTGACGCCCAAACTGGGGATTTCCAGGATGGCCATTTTCCAGATGTAGCTAGTGAACTTGAAGCGGGTGATGTCTTGGTATTGAATAATACCCGAGTATTACCAGCGCGTTTACAAGGAATTCGTCCTGATACGGGTGGACATATCGAAGTCTTACTATTAAATAATACGGAAGGCGACAAATGGGAAACCTTGGTTAAACCAGCTCGTCGTATTCGTGTGGGGACTGAGATTGTTTTTGGGAACGGTCAATTAGTGGCGGTTGTTACTGAGGTGCTTGAACATGGTGGCCGAATTGTGGAATTCAAATATAATGGCATCTTTTTAGAAGTCCTTGAGGCTTTAGGAGAAATGCCATTGCCACCATATATCAAAGAGAAACTAGACAATCCTGACCGGTATCAAACCGTCTATGCCAAGGAAAATGGGTCAGCGGCGGCGCCAACAGCGGGTCTTCATTTTACAGAAGAATTTATGGCAGACTTAAAAGACCGGGGTGTTGAAATTGCCTACCTAACCTTACATGTTGGACTTGGGACCTTCCGACCGGTATCTGTGGATGATATTGATGCCCACAAAATGCATTCGGAATTCTATCGTTTAGACCAAGAAAATGCGGCTAAAATTCGCCGAGCCCAAGAAGGTGGACACAAGGTGATTGCGGTTGGGACGACATCTATCCGCACCCTTGAAACAATCGGCACTAAATTCAAGGGGCAAGTCCAAGCTGATTCTGGTTGGACCGATATTTTTATCGCACCAGGCTATCAATTTAGCGTGGTGGAAGGATTTATTACTAACTTCCACCTACCTAAGTCGACTTTGATTATGTTGGTTTCAGCATTTGCCGGACGCGACCATGTCCTTGCGGCTTACCAGCATGCAGTTGAAGAAAAATACCGGTTCTTCTCCTTTGGGGATGCCATGTTCTTACGAGGACCCCAATACGCTGATCCAGCGATTACTGCAGAAGATATTGAAGCGGCGAAACAAAGAAATAGTCAGTTTTTCACTGATGAAGACAAGTAA
- the aroC gene encoding chorismate synthase, which produces MLRFITAGESHGPLETAIIEGVPANLPIDIDKINENLARRQMGYGAGNRMKIEKDQVRITSGVRHGLTLGSPITLIVENRDFKKWTEIMSAEDVEEGIKKRRTVHHPRPGHADLVGGIKYGFKDLRNVLERSSARETTMRVAVGSIAQQILDGLDIEIIAYVKALGGVEGKVNATSLSYEEIRQTTDESELKMIDHSIEEEIKAKIDQAKKDGTTLGGVIEVIAKNVPAGLGSYTHWDKKLDAKLVGAMVSINAFKAAEVGDGVEVASRFGNELMDEIAYDDTQGFYRLTNHMGGFEGGMTTGMPIIVRGYKKPIPTQYHPLQSVDIYTKEPYKASIERSDITAVPRAAIIGETVIATELAQAILEKFPHDDYNELVKAVNNYREYAKNPDIWQNEGE; this is translated from the coding sequence ATGCTACGTTTCATTACAGCTGGCGAATCACATGGTCCATTAGAAACTGCGATCATTGAAGGCGTTCCAGCAAACTTACCAATCGATATAGATAAAATCAACGAGAATCTTGCTCGCCGTCAAATGGGTTATGGTGCAGGTAATCGTATGAAAATTGAAAAAGATCAAGTGCGCATTACTTCAGGTGTTCGCCATGGATTAACTTTAGGTTCACCAATTACGTTGATTGTTGAAAATAGAGACTTTAAAAAATGGACTGAAATCATGAGTGCAGAAGATGTAGAAGAGGGTATTAAAAAACGTCGTACTGTACATCATCCACGCCCGGGGCATGCTGACTTAGTTGGTGGGATCAAATACGGTTTTAAAGACTTACGTAATGTTTTAGAGCGTTCATCTGCTCGTGAAACAACAATGCGTGTAGCTGTTGGTTCTATTGCCCAACAAATCTTAGATGGCTTAGATATTGAAATCATCGCTTACGTTAAAGCTTTGGGTGGCGTTGAAGGTAAGGTTAATGCAACAAGTCTTTCTTATGAGGAAATCCGTCAAACAACGGATGAATCAGAATTAAAAATGATTGACCATTCAATTGAAGAAGAAATCAAAGCGAAAATTGACCAAGCAAAAAAAGATGGCACCACTTTAGGTGGGGTTATCGAAGTAATCGCAAAAAATGTTCCTGCTGGTTTAGGATCGTACACACACTGGGACAAGAAATTAGACGCTAAATTAGTAGGTGCTATGGTATCGATTAACGCCTTTAAAGCGGCTGAAGTCGGTGATGGTGTTGAAGTGGCTAGCCGTTTTGGTAACGAATTAATGGATGAAATTGCCTACGACGATACACAAGGTTTCTACCGTTTAACCAATCATATGGGTGGTTTTGAAGGTGGTATGACAACTGGTATGCCAATTATTGTCCGTGGATACAAAAAACCAATTCCAACACAATACCATCCATTACAATCAGTGGATATTTACACCAAAGAACCTTACAAAGCGTCGATTGAACGTTCTGACATTACGGCGGTACCACGTGCAGCCATTATTGGTGAGACAGTAATCGCTACTGAATTAGCCCAAGCAATTTTAGAAAAATTCCCACATGATGACTACAATGAATTAGTTAAAGCAGTAAACAACTACCGTGAATACGCTAAAAACCCTGACATTTGGCAAAATGAAGGAGAGTAA
- the pfkA gene encoding 6-phosphofructokinase has translation MGKRIGVLTSGGDAPGMNAAIRAVVRKAIHDGDEVFGIRYGYRGLAEGDIFQMTERDVSDLTARGGTMLYTARYPEFQDEEGRRPAIEQLKKHGIDSLVVIGGDGSYRGAAALAAEGIQTVGIPGTIDNDIPGTEYTIGFDTACNTALEAIDKIRDTATSHLRTFVIEVMGRNAGDIAVWTGIGSGAEQIIIPEAEFNMDDIVANIEDGRRRGKKHSIIILAEGVMEGHEFADKLYEYDDYHARVTVLGHVQRGGAPTARDRVLAALFGFNAVELLHKGASGICVGISGEKIISTDINEALKTKGHSHTSQVDLYNINSEISF, from the coding sequence ATGGGAAAACGTATAGGAGTTTTAACTAGTGGTGGAGACGCCCCTGGTATGAACGCAGCTATTAGAGCAGTTGTCCGTAAAGCAATTCATGATGGTGATGAAGTATTCGGTATTCGCTACGGTTATCGTGGCTTAGCTGAAGGCGACATTTTCCAAATGACGGAACGCGATGTGAGTGATTTGACTGCTCGTGGAGGTACCATGCTTTATACTGCCCGTTATCCTGAATTTCAGGATGAAGAAGGCCGTAGACCAGCGATTGAACAATTAAAAAAACATGGCATTGACTCTTTGGTTGTAATCGGTGGGGACGGTTCATACCGAGGTGCAGCAGCATTAGCGGCAGAAGGTATTCAAACTGTCGGTATTCCTGGAACAATCGATAACGATATTCCTGGTACCGAGTACACAATCGGTTTCGATACCGCTTGTAACACTGCTTTAGAAGCTATCGATAAAATTCGTGACACAGCTACTAGTCATCTTCGTACATTTGTTATTGAAGTGATGGGGCGTAATGCAGGTGATATTGCCGTTTGGACTGGTATCGGTTCAGGGGCTGAACAAATCATTATTCCAGAAGCAGAATTTAATATGGATGATATTGTTGCAAACATCGAAGACGGTCGTCGTCGCGGTAAGAAACACTCTATTATTATCCTTGCTGAAGGTGTAATGGAGGGGCATGAATTTGCTGATAAACTTTACGAATATGATGACTATCATGCACGTGTTACCGTATTAGGTCACGTTCAACGTGGTGGAGCACCAACAGCTCGTGACCGTGTATTGGCAGCGCTGTTTGGCTTCAATGCTGTGGAATTGTTACATAAAGGTGCCAGCGGTATTTGTGTAGGTATTAGTGGTGAAAAGATTATCTCTACTGATATTAATGAAGCATTGAAAACAAAAGGGCACTCTCATACGTCTCAAGTAGACCTATACAATATCAACTCAGAAATTTCATTTTAA
- the ruvA gene encoding Holliday junction branch migration protein RuvA: protein MYEFMIGQVESVYPDAVILETGGIGYYIYMANPYRFTDKIGQDRPVKIWLYQSVSENDIRLYGFKSQEEKIIFLQLISVSGIGPKSALSILSLDDNAGLVAAIQAEDNAFLMKFPGVGKKTAGQIVLDLKEKLPKVLAESPSSALFKQESLDIQGPDQVNLPFMHELEEAMASLGYSQREINRVVKNADFTGVTATAEAIRIALKFITKR from the coding sequence ATGTACGAATTTATGATAGGTCAGGTTGAAAGTGTCTACCCAGATGCTGTCATACTTGAAACGGGGGGGATTGGCTACTATATTTATATGGCCAATCCTTATCGTTTTACAGACAAAATCGGGCAAGACCGACCAGTGAAAATTTGGTTGTACCAATCTGTTTCAGAGAATGATATACGTTTATATGGCTTTAAATCACAAGAAGAGAAGATTATCTTCCTACAGTTGATTTCGGTTTCTGGTATCGGCCCTAAATCTGCCTTATCCATCCTATCGTTAGACGATAACGCCGGTTTAGTCGCAGCCATCCAGGCAGAAGACAATGCCTTTTTAATGAAATTTCCAGGTGTTGGCAAAAAGACAGCCGGCCAGATTGTGCTGGATTTGAAAGAAAAACTGCCAAAAGTTTTAGCTGAGTCTCCGTCTTCTGCACTATTCAAGCAAGAAAGCCTGGATATTCAAGGACCAGACCAAGTCAATCTACCATTCATGCATGAACTTGAAGAGGCCATGGCTAGTCTTGGCTACAGCCAAAGAGAAATCAATCGCGTAGTAAAAAATGCTGACTTCACAGGTGTGACCGCTACAGCAGAAGCCATACGCATCGCCTTGAAATTTATCACAAAACGTTAA
- the ruvB gene encoding Holliday junction branch migration DNA helicase RuvB yields the protein MNVDHHENFDQEDLDVEIVYNGQIHSPHAQADEVQELSLRPKFLREYIGQAELKEELAIYIQAAENRDEALDHVLLYGPPGLGKTTLANIIANEMGVNIQTTSGPAIEKTGDLLVLLNELSAGDVLFIDEIHRLPRVVEEMLYSAMEDYQVDIIVGQDEGAHPVHFPLPPFTLIGATTRPGALSSPLRHRFGIVQHLRYYTVDELATIVERTARLFEVPIKDQAAKEIGMRSRGTPRIANRLLKRVRDFAQVYHEDGLIDDPITDKALSILKVDQAGLDETDRKILDVIIRYYGGGPVGLSTIAANISEEATTIEDMYEPFLIQNGFLQRTPRGRLVTPKAYDHLGIPYAEEY from the coding sequence ATGAATGTTGATCATCATGAAAATTTTGACCAAGAAGATTTAGATGTTGAAATCGTCTACAACGGCCAAATACACTCACCCCATGCACAAGCAGATGAAGTCCAGGAATTATCCTTGCGACCTAAGTTTTTGCGGGAATATATTGGTCAAGCTGAGTTAAAAGAAGAGTTAGCGATTTATATACAAGCAGCCGAAAATCGTGATGAAGCGCTTGACCATGTCCTCCTTTATGGACCACCAGGTTTAGGGAAAACTACCCTGGCGAATATTATCGCCAATGAAATGGGGGTTAATATTCAAACCACTTCTGGACCAGCCATTGAAAAAACAGGAGACTTACTAGTCTTGTTAAATGAGCTGTCAGCAGGAGATGTCTTGTTTATTGATGAAATTCATCGCCTGCCCCGTGTGGTAGAAGAAATGTTGTATTCCGCTATGGAAGACTACCAAGTAGATATTATTGTTGGACAAGATGAAGGGGCCCACCCTGTACATTTTCCGCTGCCACCTTTTACCTTAATTGGGGCAACAACTAGACCAGGTGCCTTGTCGTCACCATTAAGACACCGGTTTGGGATTGTCCAACATTTACGCTACTATACAGTGGATGAATTAGCGACCATTGTTGAACGGACAGCTCGTTTATTTGAGGTGCCAATTAAAGATCAAGCAGCGAAAGAAATTGGGATGCGGTCACGAGGGACACCTCGTATCGCCAACCGATTATTAAAGCGGGTCCGTGATTTTGCTCAAGTCTATCACGAAGATGGTTTAATTGACGATCCTATCACGGATAAGGCCTTATCTATTTTGAAAGTAGACCAAGCAGGTTTAGATGAAACGGACCGAAAAATTCTCGATGTGATTATTCGCTATTATGGTGGGGGACCTGTTGGTTTGTCGACCATAGCAGCGAATATCTCAGAGGAAGCGACAACAATAGAAGATATGTACGAACCCTTCTTGATTCAAAATGGGTTTTTACAAAGAACGCCACGTGGTCGTCTAGTAACACCAAAGGCCTACGACCATCTAGGTATACCCTATGCGGAGGAATATTAA
- the msrB gene encoding peptide-methionine (R)-S-oxide reductase MsrB, with amino-acid sequence MTKDYNKEERLKELSELEYEVTQNAGTERPFTGQYDDFYEQGIYVDIVSGKPLFVSTDKFDAGCGWPSFSKPIFEDEIEELDDSSYGMKRIEVRSKDADTHLGHVFNDGPAELGGLRYCINSASLRFVSLEDMDKEGYGDLKELVK; translated from the coding sequence ATGACAAAAGACTACAATAAAGAAGAACGTTTGAAAGAACTGTCTGAATTAGAATATGAAGTAACACAAAACGCGGGTACTGAACGTCCATTTACTGGTCAATATGACGACTTCTACGAGCAAGGTATTTACGTGGATATCGTGAGCGGTAAACCATTATTTGTATCTACTGATAAATTTGATGCCGGTTGTGGTTGGCCATCATTTTCAAAACCAATTTTTGAAGATGAGATCGAAGAGTTAGATGACTCTTCATATGGTATGAAACGTATTGAAGTCCGTTCAAAAGACGCAGATACCCACTTAGGTCACGTATTTAATGATGGCCCAGCTGAATTAGGTGGCTTGCGCTACTGCATCAACTCAGCTTCACTTCGTTTCGTATCGCTAGAAGATATGGACAAAGAAGGCTACGGCGACTTGAAAGAATTAGTGAAGTAA
- the pyk gene encoding pyruvate kinase — MEKNTKIVCTIGPASESVDTLVQLIESGMNVARLNFSHGDHDEHLARINNIREASEKTGRRVAILLDTKGPEIRTNNMKDHKPVTLVKGSEVRVSMTEVEGDETKFSITYTELINDVEKGSHILIDDGLVDLLVTDIDTANNEIVTEVQNTGVIKDKKGVNVPGVSVQLPGITEKDANDIRFGLENDIDYIAASFVRKPSDVLEIREILEETGNESVQIIPKIENQEGVDNLDDILSVSDGLMVARGDLGVEIPAEQVPVVQKDMIRKCNLAGKPVITATQMLDSMQSNPRPTRAEASDVANAIFDGTDAIMLSGETAAGDYPVEAVQTMNRIALVSEGRKEAKTDIGSLKPSTEGDMAEAISQSVAYTARSLRVSTIVAATESGHTAKMISKYRPSAKIIALTFSESQARKLVLAWGVEPFVVEKPASTDEMMSLAGTVAKESGYAQDGDTIIISAGVPVGEKGTTNLMKIQVIGEKLVSGSGIGEKSVVGHAVVVDNAADAVANVKPNSVLVVKSTDNDYNEAIKNAAAVVVEKGGLTSHAAVLGVENGIPVVVGAENATSSIENGQLVTVDARRGIVYNGATTTI; from the coding sequence ATGGAAAAAAATACCAAGATTGTATGTACCATTGGACCCGCATCGGAGTCTGTAGACACTTTAGTTCAACTGATTGAATCAGGTATGAACGTTGCTCGTTTGAACTTCTCTCATGGAGACCACGACGAGCATTTAGCACGTATCAACAACATCCGCGAGGCTTCAGAAAAAACTGGTCGCCGCGTTGCAATCTTATTAGACACTAAAGGTCCTGAAATTCGGACAAACAACATGAAAGACCACAAACCTGTAACATTGGTTAAAGGTTCTGAAGTTCGCGTATCAATGACAGAAGTTGAGGGTGACGAAACAAAATTCTCAATTACATACACTGAATTGATTAATGATGTAGAAAAAGGTTCTCATATCTTAATTGATGATGGTTTAGTAGACTTATTAGTAACTGATATTGACACTGCAAATAACGAAATCGTTACTGAAGTACAAAACACTGGTGTCATCAAAGATAAAAAAGGTGTTAACGTACCGGGCGTTTCTGTTCAATTGCCAGGTATTACTGAAAAAGATGCAAATGATATCCGTTTCGGTCTAGAAAATGATATTGACTATATCGCAGCGTCATTTGTACGTAAACCAAGTGATGTCCTAGAAATCCGTGAAATCTTAGAAGAAACTGGTAACGAATCAGTTCAAATCATCCCTAAAATCGAAAACCAAGAAGGTGTAGATAACTTAGACGATATCTTATCTGTATCTGACGGTTTAATGGTTGCTCGTGGTGACTTAGGGGTAGAAATCCCAGCTGAACAAGTACCAGTTGTACAAAAAGACATGATCCGTAAATGTAACTTAGCTGGTAAACCAGTTATTACAGCTACACAAATGTTAGATTCAATGCAATCTAACCCACGTCCAACTCGTGCAGAAGCATCTGACGTTGCGAACGCAATCTTTGATGGTACTGACGCAATCATGCTTTCAGGTGAAACTGCTGCCGGTGACTATCCAGTAGAAGCAGTTCAAACAATGAACCGTATTGCATTAGTAAGTGAAGGACGTAAAGAAGCGAAAACTGACATTGGTTCATTAAAACCAAGTACAGAAGGTGACATGGCAGAAGCAATCAGCCAATCTGTTGCTTACACTGCTCGTAGCTTACGCGTTTCAACAATTGTTGCAGCGACTGAATCTGGTCACACAGCGAAAATGATTTCTAAATACCGTCCAAGCGCTAAAATCATCGCTTTAACTTTCTCTGAAAGCCAAGCACGTAAATTAGTTTTAGCATGGGGTGTAGAACCATTTGTTGTTGAAAAACCAGCTTCAACTGACGAAATGATGTCATTAGCAGGTACTGTAGCGAAAGAATCTGGCTACGCTCAGGATGGTGATACAATTATTATCTCTGCTGGTGTACCAGTTGGTGAAAAAGGTACTACTAACTTGATGAAAATCCAAGTTATTGGTGAAAAATTAGTATCAGGTTCAGGTATCGGAGAAAAATCTGTTGTTGGTCATGCAGTAGTTGTAGACAACGCCGCAGATGCAGTAGCTAACGTAAAACCTAACTCTGTATTAGTTGTGAAATCAACTGACAACGACTACAATGAAGCAATTAAAAATGCTGCAGCAGTAGTTGTTGAAAAAGGTGGATTAACAAGCCATGCAGCGGTATTAGGTGTAGAAAATGGTATTCCAGTTGTTGTAGGTGCAGAAAACGCAACTTCTTCAATTGAAAATGGCCAATTAGTAACAGTTGATGCTCGTCGTGGTATCGTTTATAACGGCGCAACTACAACTATCTAA
- a CDS encoding DNA polymerase III subunit alpha, whose product MFVPLHVNSAYSLLTSPMSVEAYVQAGATAGYTHLGLADVNVMSGSLAFVRACEQNGITPLIGLTVQFNIDNVKEELVVYAKNYEGYQHLMALSSSLKLQAEANRRAIYQEITMHADDYIVIFSAMTGPHMRYLKQGDGQADYDQLEEELLWWRRHFSDDQLFLGLSALENEQFHAKAIIELSEQSGVPLVAMPHIQYANPDDFFTQQVLEAIDNNKPMTGIDELKQVKGSHALRNPDQWAKMYQDPDDQDSVYKDSLDRLEVAVKGIDIVFPQIETLLPKYPLPSEYTATPKYLKDLAEAGLVKRVANITDAYTDRLAYELSVIHDMGFDDYFLIVWDVMNYAHQHHIQTGPGRGSAAGALVAYVLEITDVDPIANDLLFERFLNPDRQNMPDIDLDFPDNKRQEVLDYVYRKYGDNHVAQIATFGTFGARQALRNVGSVFGKAQVTLSEWANTVGNNPNLPAETLTSVYDQSQKLRELIENEDHGQLWFDTARKLEGLPRHVSTHAAGVVIADQPLTLHTPLQASSTHIPNTQYTMGDVEAVGLLKVDFLSLSNLTILHDGLAAVGKLTSRPVKALDIPLDDPKTYEIFQHADTNGVFQFESDGIKNVLKQVAPTSIEDVVAVNALYRPGPVQQIPHFVARKHGREAIAYPHPDLAPILAPTYGIMVYQEQVMQVTQKIAGFSLGEADILRRAIGKKKHETIENVRKQFISGAIENGYQESVAVQIYDYIEAFANYGFNKSHSFAYSYLAYQLAWIKANYPVAFYYGNLKHTRIYDKKGKNLVLEAKNHGVEVVNPDINKSFYGLSVVDDHQLQLGLGDIRGIPKRAVEEMIQAREAEGPFKDFTDFIHRLGKLALKEDILVKLAQAGALDSFGYNRRTLQLEAIPKMITHEQLFKTDNQRQTSLLGDDDLSAMFAPKIVEIDEFDQHQLIENEIETLGQALSISLFEDYEGFYQTGIIDYIENLKENSKAFFLGEVIAVKRITTKKNQPMAFVTVKDQTGQISVTAFPEAYITFAKHLNQGNALLVYGKTQKRNDELQVVLTKAWMLDEDTKVYLNNLSQKQADISGQADYAGGQKSQLAQSIQAPVCWIRVEDKAKASALKAGLLEVVGKYPGQTRLHFTIVASQENYWLSEKYAIKVTEESVTELVAVYGEGNVVVK is encoded by the coding sequence ATGTTTGTGCCATTACATGTAAATTCAGCCTATTCCCTATTAACCAGTCCCATGTCTGTTGAGGCATACGTACAGGCAGGGGCGACTGCAGGTTATACCCATTTAGGCTTGGCCGATGTTAATGTCATGTCAGGCAGCTTGGCATTCGTCCGTGCCTGTGAGCAAAATGGCATCACCCCTTTAATCGGGCTAACCGTCCAGTTTAATATTGACAATGTCAAAGAAGAATTGGTTGTTTACGCAAAAAACTACGAAGGCTATCAGCATCTGATGGCCCTTTCGTCGTCTTTAAAATTACAAGCAGAAGCCAACCGCCGGGCCATTTACCAAGAAATCACCATGCACGCGGATGATTACATTGTAATTTTTTCTGCTATGACCGGGCCACATATGCGGTACTTGAAACAAGGCGATGGTCAGGCAGACTACGACCAGTTAGAGGAAGAGTTACTTTGGTGGCGACGCCATTTTTCAGATGACCAATTATTCCTAGGTCTTTCAGCCTTGGAGAATGAACAATTCCACGCAAAAGCCATCATCGAATTGAGTGAGCAATCAGGGGTTCCATTAGTCGCTATGCCGCACATTCAATATGCAAATCCGGATGACTTCTTCACCCAACAAGTCCTTGAAGCCATTGACAATAATAAGCCGATGACAGGGATTGATGAGTTGAAGCAAGTGAAAGGGTCCCATGCACTTAGAAATCCAGACCAATGGGCCAAGATGTACCAAGATCCAGATGATCAAGATTCAGTTTACAAAGACTCCTTGGACCGGTTAGAGGTAGCAGTGAAGGGGATTGATATTGTATTTCCTCAAATTGAAACCTTGCTGCCCAAATACCCGCTACCGAGTGAATACACGGCTACACCGAAATACCTAAAAGACTTAGCGGAAGCAGGGTTAGTTAAGCGTGTGGCGAACATTACAGATGCCTACACCGACCGCTTGGCTTATGAATTGTCGGTCATCCATGATATGGGCTTTGACGATTATTTTTTAATCGTTTGGGATGTGATGAATTATGCCCACCAACACCATATTCAAACGGGTCCTGGACGTGGGTCGGCTGCCGGGGCCTTAGTGGCTTACGTCTTAGAAATTACAGACGTTGACCCGATTGCAAACGACTTACTATTCGAGCGGTTCTTGAATCCGGATCGGCAGAACATGCCAGACATTGACCTGGATTTCCCGGATAATAAACGGCAAGAAGTGCTCGACTATGTCTACCGGAAATACGGGGACAACCATGTAGCACAAATTGCGACCTTTGGGACATTTGGTGCTCGGCAAGCCTTGCGAAATGTCGGTTCTGTTTTTGGGAAAGCGCAAGTGACCTTATCAGAATGGGCTAATACAGTAGGCAATAATCCTAATTTACCAGCTGAAACACTAACATCAGTCTACGACCAGTCACAGAAATTGCGGGAATTAATTGAAAACGAAGACCACGGGCAATTGTGGTTTGATACCGCCCGTAAACTAGAAGGTTTACCACGTCACGTTTCCACCCATGCGGCCGGTGTCGTGATTGCGGACCAACCTTTAACCTTGCATACACCGCTTCAAGCCTCATCCACCCATATTCCAAATACCCAATATACAATGGGGGATGTCGAAGCAGTGGGCCTACTAAAGGTCGACTTTCTGAGTCTATCCAATTTAACTATTTTGCATGACGGGTTAGCGGCCGTTGGTAAATTAACCAGTAGACCTGTCAAAGCCTTGGATATTCCATTAGATGATCCAAAGACTTATGAAATCTTCCAACATGCAGATACCAATGGCGTCTTCCAATTTGAATCGGACGGTATTAAGAATGTTTTGAAACAAGTAGCGCCTACATCCATTGAAGATGTGGTGGCTGTTAATGCCTTGTACCGACCAGGTCCAGTCCAACAAATTCCACATTTTGTGGCCAGAAAGCATGGACGTGAAGCTATTGCTTACCCACACCCTGATTTAGCACCAATTTTAGCCCCTACATATGGGATTATGGTCTACCAAGAACAGGTAATGCAGGTGACCCAAAAAATCGCAGGATTTAGCCTGGGTGAAGCGGATATCTTGCGTCGTGCCATCGGTAAAAAGAAACACGAAACCATTGAAAATGTCCGCAAACAATTTATCAGCGGGGCTATTGAAAATGGCTACCAGGAAAGTGTCGCTGTGCAAATTTACGACTATATTGAAGCCTTCGCCAACTATGGTTTTAATAAGTCGCATTCCTTTGCTTACTCATACTTGGCCTACCAGTTGGCTTGGATCAAGGCCAATTATCCAGTTGCTTTTTATTATGGCAACCTGAAACATACAAGGATATATGATAAAAAGGGGAAGAACCTGGTACTCGAAGCGAAAAACCACGGGGTTGAAGTGGTCAATCCAGATATCAACAAGTCATTTTATGGCTTGTCAGTTGTGGACGACCACCAATTACAACTCGGCTTAGGGGACATTCGAGGTATTCCTAAGCGTGCAGTAGAAGAAATGATTCAAGCTCGGGAAGCGGAAGGACCATTTAAGGACTTTACCGACTTTATCCACCGACTTGGAAAGCTCGCCCTCAAAGAAGACATCTTAGTCAAATTAGCCCAAGCAGGTGCATTGGATAGCTTTGGCTACAACCGACGTACCTTACAATTGGAAGCTATCCCTAAGATGATTACCCATGAGCAACTCTTTAAAACAGACAATCAACGCCAAACCTCGCTACTTGGGGATGATGACTTGTCAGCCATGTTCGCACCGAAGATTGTTGAAATCGATGAATTTGACCAACACCAATTAATTGAAAATGAAATAGAAACGCTGGGGCAAGCATTATCGATTAGCCTTTTTGAAGACTATGAAGGTTTTTATCAAACAGGGATTATTGATTACATTGAAAACCTCAAAGAAAATAGCAAAGCCTTTTTCCTAGGGGAGGTTATAGCGGTGAAACGAATTACCACTAAGAAAAATCAACCTATGGCCTTTGTGACAGTAAAGGACCAAACGGGGCAGATTTCTGTGACAGCCTTCCCGGAAGCTTATATCACTTTCGCCAAACATTTAAACCAAGGCAATGCCTTGTTGGTTTACGGAAAGACGCAAAAGCGCAATGATGAATTGCAAGTCGTCTTGACTAAGGCTTGGATGTTGGATGAAGATACAAAAGTATATTTAAACAATTTGAGTCAAAAACAAGCAGACATTTCTGGCCAAGCAGATTATGCTGGCGGACAAAAAAGCCAGCTTGCACAAAGCATCCAAGCCCCAGTTTGTTGGATTCGCGTTGAAGACAAGGCCAAGGCTAGTGCGCTGAAAGCTGGACTACTAGAAGTTGTTGGGAAATATCCGGGTCAAACCAGGCTTCATTTCACAATTGTGGCGAGTCAGGAAAACTACTGGTTGTCTGAAAAATATGCCATTAAAGTGACGGAGGAATCCGTTACAGAATTGGTTGCTGTCTATGGCGAGGGAAATGTGGTTGTAAAATAA